Proteins encoded by one window of Moorella humiferrea:
- the brxF gene encoding BREX-3 system P-loop-containing protein BrxF, producing the protein MKTDELKKQIVAARSRYYRLVLLVGSAATGKTKILVQIAKDEGYPYINLNLMLSQKLLEYPAKIRALRLPRIVETIIGETEKDTVLLDNTEILFDPVLQQDPLRLLQQVSRNRTIVAAWNGKFEGGALIYAEPDHPEYRKYYEVDALVCPLG; encoded by the coding sequence ATGAAAACAGATGAACTCAAAAAACAAATAGTAGCAGCCCGGTCGAGGTATTATCGACTGGTTTTACTGGTCGGGTCAGCTGCAACCGGAAAAACCAAAATTCTTGTTCAAATAGCCAAAGATGAGGGTTATCCCTATATTAATCTGAACCTCATGCTGAGCCAGAAACTCCTGGAATATCCCGCTAAAATACGAGCGTTACGCCTGCCGAGAATAGTGGAGACGATCATAGGCGAAACGGAAAAGGACACTGTCCTTCTGGATAATACAGAAATACTTTTTGATCCTGTTCTTCAACAGGACCCTTTACGTTTACTTCAACAGGTAAGCCGCAATCGAACTATCGTTGCCGCATGGAACGGCAAGTTCGAAGGTGGTGCGCTGATTTATGCCGAGCCGGATCACCCGGAGTACAGAAAGTATTATGAAGTCGATGCCCTTGTTTGTCCTTTGGGGTAA
- a CDS encoding PRK06851 family protein, with protein sequence MSQGKLRRVFPGGNTCEGFYSFYDYIIEPDANRIFVVKGGPGVGKSTFMRKIGETMLTKGYDVEFHCCSSDNNSLDAVVIPAIKVALIDGTAPHIVDPKNPGAVDEIIHLGDYWDESKIAAHKEEIIKANTRVSRLFQIAYSALREAKVIRDEWESYISECMIESQVNKAVANLLQAIFNGVAPRYDRPAKTRHLFATAITPDGIITGHVESLLQDVQQLYTISGEPGSGVAQVLARIAELAHEKGLHTEIYHCPFNPRNIDLVIIPEIKTAAMNVQPPHTYDPSSLPELMAMKLNLSAYIDRDKLGTYAHEISSAAYRYQACLDRAVAYIRQAKLTHDYIESFYIPAMNFEAINAKRQEVLQRILNYAAEFSGNHALAG encoded by the coding sequence ATGAGCCAGGGTAAATTGCGAAGAGTTTTTCCCGGTGGGAATACTTGTGAAGGCTTTTATTCTTTTTATGATTACATTATCGAACCTGATGCAAACAGGATCTTTGTCGTTAAAGGTGGTCCCGGTGTCGGCAAGTCAACTTTTATGCGCAAAATCGGCGAAACTATGCTGACCAAAGGTTATGACGTGGAATTCCATTGCTGCTCTTCCGACAACAACTCCCTGGATGCCGTGGTCATTCCCGCCATCAAAGTAGCTTTAATCGATGGCACAGCCCCCCACATAGTCGATCCTAAGAACCCCGGTGCTGTAGATGAAATTATCCATTTGGGAGACTACTGGGATGAAAGTAAAATAGCCGCCCACAAGGAGGAGATCATTAAAGCCAATACCCGGGTGTCACGCTTGTTCCAGATAGCCTACAGCGCCCTCCGGGAAGCAAAAGTCATCCGCGACGAATGGGAAAGCTATATTTCCGAATGCATGATTGAAAGTCAGGTAAACAAAGCCGTTGCCAACCTGCTCCAAGCAATTTTTAACGGTGTAGCACCTCGCTATGACCGTCCGGCCAAAACCCGCCATCTTTTTGCCACGGCCATAACTCCCGACGGCATCATTACCGGCCATGTCGAATCCCTGCTACAGGATGTTCAACAACTATATACCATTTCCGGCGAACCCGGTTCCGGCGTAGCCCAGGTGCTGGCTAGGATCGCCGAGCTAGCCCATGAAAAAGGGCTACACACCGAAATCTACCATTGTCCTTTTAACCCCCGCAATATTGATCTGGTAATCATTCCGGAAATAAAAACGGCGGCCATGAACGTCCAACCGCCCCATACCTACGATCCTTCGTCCTTGCCCGAGCTTATGGCCATGAAACTAAACCTGTCAGCCTATATCGACCGGGATAAGCTGGGAACTTATGCCCACGAGATCAGTAGCGCCGCCTACCGCTACCAGGCCTGCCTGGACCGGGCCGTGGCCTACATCCGCCAGGCCAAATTAACCCATGATTATATAGAAAGCTTCTATATCCCAGCCATGAATTTCGAAGCGATCAATGCCAAACGTCAGGAAGTGCTGCAGCGGATTTTAAACTATGCCGCCGAGTTTTCCGGTAACCATGCCCTGGCAGGTTAA
- a CDS encoding DUF1614 domain-containing protein, with the protein MLWSLLFLFLFIPMLLASLFLNLAVFSFARLGLTPTGAFTLLAASIIGGFINIPISRRRFYVEQLQFGRFPFFFYYPPQVSYQFLCVNVGGAVIPVLFSLYLLTTRAPLLPSLEATLIVTIVTKALSRVVPGVGITIPTFIPPIAAALAAVIVSPHNSAPVAYVAGALGTLLGADILNLGAIRSLRSQVVSIGGAGVFDGIFLVALAASLLS; encoded by the coding sequence ATGTTATGGTCGCTTCTTTTCCTTTTTCTTTTTATTCCTATGCTGTTGGCTTCTCTATTTTTAAATTTAGCCGTATTTTCCTTTGCCCGGTTGGGTTTAACACCGACGGGAGCCTTTACCTTGCTGGCAGCTTCGATTATCGGCGGCTTCATCAACATTCCCATCTCTCGCCGACGTTTTTATGTTGAACAGCTCCAATTCGGTCGTTTCCCTTTCTTTTTCTATTACCCTCCCCAGGTTAGCTACCAATTCCTGTGCGTCAACGTCGGTGGAGCGGTAATTCCCGTACTTTTTTCCCTCTACCTCCTGACCACCAGGGCTCCGCTGCTGCCATCCCTGGAGGCTACTCTAATCGTAACCATTGTGACTAAAGCACTTTCCCGGGTAGTTCCGGGGGTAGGTATTACCATACCTACATTTATCCCCCCCATTGCTGCCGCCCTAGCGGCCGTTATCGTTTCCCCTCATAATTCCGCTCCGGTGGCCTACGTTGCCGGTGCTCTAGGAACCCTTTTAGGGGCAGATATTTTAAACCTCGGCGCCATCCGTAGCTTGCGCTCCCAGGTGGTCAGCATCGGCGGCGCCGGCGTTTTTGACGGAATTTTCCTGGTAGCCTTGGCCGCATCTTTATTAAGTTAA
- the glnA gene encoding type I glutamate--ammonia ligase: protein MTAKEVLAMAREKGVQMVDLKFIDLPGTWQHFTVPIEQFGEEVFTSGVGFDGSSIRGFKTINESDMILIPDPETAFIDPFCEIPTLSLICNVYDPVTGKNYNRDPRFIAQKAEAYLKETGIADTSFWGPEAEFFILDHVRFDHSQYAGYYFIDSIEGFWNSGAEMNGHPNLGYRPRYKEGYFPVPPTDTLQNLRTEMVLLLKEMGIAVEAHHHEVATAGQGEIDMKYAPLTRMADQLMMFKYVVKNVAIKHNKTATFMPKPVFQDNGSGMHVHQSLWKEGRPLFFDADGYAGLSELALYYIGGLLKHGPALAAFCSPTTNSFKRLVPGFEAPVNLVYSQRNRSAAIRIPMYSNSPNSKRIEYRPPDPSCNPYLAFAALLMAGIDGIKNKIHPGDPLDKDIYDLSPEEASRINSLPGSLEEALAALQNDHEFLLQGGVFDEDLIKSWIEYKTKKEISQIKLRPHPYEFVLYYDI, encoded by the coding sequence ATGACGGCAAAAGAAGTCCTCGCCATGGCCAGGGAAAAAGGTGTTCAAATGGTCGATCTAAAATTTATCGACCTGCCCGGCACATGGCAACATTTCACCGTCCCCATAGAGCAGTTTGGGGAAGAGGTTTTTACCAGCGGCGTAGGTTTTGACGGTTCCAGCATCCGCGGCTTTAAAACCATCAACGAGAGCGATATGATCCTCATTCCCGACCCGGAAACGGCCTTTATCGATCCCTTTTGTGAAATTCCGACATTGAGCCTCATCTGTAACGTCTATGACCCTGTTACTGGCAAAAACTACAACCGCGATCCCCGCTTTATAGCCCAGAAGGCGGAGGCCTATCTCAAGGAAACCGGAATTGCCGATACCAGTTTTTGGGGGCCGGAGGCCGAATTTTTCATCCTCGATCACGTCCGCTTTGATCACAGTCAGTATGCCGGTTACTATTTTATCGATTCCATAGAAGGCTTTTGGAATTCCGGCGCGGAAATGAACGGGCATCCCAACTTGGGTTACCGGCCGCGCTATAAAGAAGGATATTTCCCGGTTCCTCCTACCGATACCCTGCAGAACCTGCGTACGGAAATGGTATTACTGCTCAAAGAAATGGGAATTGCCGTGGAGGCCCATCACCATGAGGTGGCCACTGCCGGCCAGGGCGAGATCGATATGAAGTATGCACCCCTCACCCGTATGGCCGACCAGTTGATGATGTTTAAATATGTGGTCAAAAACGTAGCCATCAAACATAACAAAACGGCTACCTTTATGCCTAAGCCGGTATTTCAGGATAACGGTTCGGGGATGCACGTCCATCAGAGCCTATGGAAAGAAGGCCGGCCGTTGTTTTTTGACGCCGATGGTTATGCCGGTTTAAGCGAACTTGCCCTGTACTATATCGGAGGACTTTTAAAACACGGTCCGGCCCTGGCGGCCTTCTGCAGCCCTACCACCAATTCCTTTAAACGGTTGGTCCCCGGCTTTGAAGCCCCGGTGAACCTGGTTTACTCCCAGCGTAACCGCAGCGCGGCCATCCGCATACCAATGTATTCCAATAGCCCGAACTCCAAAAGAATAGAATACAGGCCGCCCGATCCTTCCTGCAATCCATACCTCGCCTTTGCCGCCCTTTTAATGGCCGGTATCGACGGGATTAAAAACAAGATCCATCCGGGCGATCCCCTGGATAAAGACATCTATGATTTATCACCGGAAGAAGCGAGTAGGATAAACTCCCTGCCTGGGTCCTTGGAAGAAGCCCTCGCCGCCTTGCAAAATGACCATGAGTTTTTACTTCAGGGAGGCGTCTTTGACGAGGATCTAATCAAAAGCTGGATTGAATACAAAACAAAGAAAGAAATAAGCCAAATTAAACTCCGGCCCCATCCTTACGAGTTTGTCCTGTACTACGATATTTAG
- the asnB gene encoding asparagine synthase (glutamine-hydrolyzing) has protein sequence MCGITGWVDWELDLTQQSRILEAMTATLACRGPDAGGTWVTPRAALGHRRLIVVDPAGGGQPMVRRRGEQTFVISYNGELYNTEDIRRELLAKGYTFYGHSDTEVLLTAYMEWGPACVERFNGIFAFAVWETAGERLFIARDRLGVKPLFYTCFHNSFLFGSELKALLAHPWVKAEVDAEGLAEVFILGPARTPGHGVFRNLAELKPGYYLLYDRRGLHLQRYWSLESHPHQDDLKTTVAKVRHLLADTVERQLVADVPVCTLLSGGLDSSAVTALAVKAFHSRSRGSLHTWSVDYIENDRYFQPSHFQPSPDGPWIKLVSEYLQTTHHSVYLDTSELVKSLKAAMQARDLPGMADVDSSLLLFCREVKKEATVALSGEAADEVFGGYPWFRSEKALALNSFPWNRAGRERLSILSPELKAAVQPEEYIARRYREALQEVPALPGENKREARLREISYLSLTRFLPVLLDRKDRMSMAVGLEVRVPYCDHRLVEYVWNIPWDMKFAGKMEKGILRLAVEDLLPAEVIARRKSPYPKTYNPAYLEAVSALMLEILEDPTSPILSFIDVPAVKALVQSREVSSLPWFGQLMGRPQLLAYLIQVDMWMREYKIAVR, from the coding sequence ATGTGCGGGATCACAGGATGGGTAGACTGGGAACTTGACCTAACACAGCAAAGCCGTATCCTGGAGGCTATGACCGCTACCCTGGCCTGCCGGGGGCCCGATGCCGGCGGCACCTGGGTAACGCCCCGCGCGGCCCTGGGGCACCGCCGCTTAATTGTCGTCGACCCCGCCGGGGGCGGCCAACCAATGGTCCGCCGCCGGGGGGAACAAACTTTTGTCATTTCTTATAATGGAGAGCTTTATAACACCGAGGATATCCGCCGCGAGCTTTTGGCTAAGGGCTACACTTTTTACGGCCATTCGGATACGGAAGTGTTACTGACCGCTTATATGGAATGGGGGCCTGCTTGTGTAGAGCGTTTCAATGGCATCTTTGCCTTTGCCGTATGGGAAACAGCCGGGGAACGTCTCTTTATAGCCCGGGACAGATTGGGGGTTAAACCCCTCTTTTATACTTGTTTTCATAACTCTTTTCTCTTTGGGTCGGAATTGAAAGCCCTGTTGGCCCATCCATGGGTCAAGGCGGAAGTGGATGCCGAAGGCCTTGCCGAAGTCTTCATCTTGGGCCCGGCCCGTACACCGGGGCACGGTGTGTTTCGCAACCTGGCCGAGTTAAAACCCGGATATTATTTATTATACGACCGGCGGGGCCTGCACCTGCAACGGTACTGGTCGCTGGAAAGCCATCCTCACCAAGACGATTTGAAGACAACCGTGGCCAAGGTGCGTCATTTACTGGCGGATACAGTTGAACGTCAGTTGGTGGCCGACGTGCCCGTCTGCACCCTCCTTTCCGGCGGGTTGGATTCGAGCGCCGTGACCGCCCTTGCCGTCAAGGCTTTTCACTCTAGAAGCCGTGGTTCCCTTCACACCTGGTCCGTCGATTATATCGAAAACGATCGTTATTTTCAACCCAGTCACTTTCAGCCCAGTCCAGACGGTCCCTGGATAAAGCTGGTGTCAGAATACCTGCAAACTACCCACCACTCCGTTTATCTGGATACCTCGGAATTGGTCAAATCCCTGAAGGCGGCCATGCAGGCACGGGACCTGCCGGGTATGGCCGACGTTGATTCTTCCCTGCTCCTGTTTTGCCGCGAAGTTAAAAAGGAAGCCACCGTTGCCCTGTCTGGTGAGGCTGCCGATGAGGTTTTCGGCGGCTATCCCTGGTTCCGTAGCGAAAAGGCCCTGGCCCTCAACTCATTTCCTTGGAACAGGGCGGGTCGGGAGCGGTTGTCAATTTTGTCGCCGGAATTAAAGGCAGCGGTACAGCCGGAAGAGTATATTGCCCGACGCTACCGGGAAGCCCTGCAGGAAGTACCCGCCCTGCCCGGCGAAAATAAGCGGGAAGCCCGGTTGCGGGAGATTTCCTACTTGAGCCTTACACGCTTCCTGCCGGTGCTGCTTGACCGTAAAGATCGGATGAGCATGGCCGTAGGACTGGAAGTACGTGTTCCCTATTGCGATCACCGCCTGGTGGAATACGTCTGGAACATCCCCTGGGATATGAAATTTGCCGGTAAGATGGAAAAAGGCATCTTGCGCCTGGCTGTAGAGGACCTCCTGCCCGCGGAAGTAATTGCCAGACGCAAGAGCCCGTATCCCAAGACTTATAACCCGGCCTACCTGGAGGCGGTTAGCGCCTTGATGCTGGAAATCCTGGAGGATCCTACTTCGCCAATTCTATCGTTCATTGATGTACCGGCAGTAAAGGCCCTGGTCCAATCGCGGGAGGTTTCCAGTCTACCATGGTTCGGCCAGCTCATGGGTAGACCACAGCTACTTGCCTACCTGATCCAGGTTGACATGTGGATGCGGGAATATAAAATCGCAGTGCGCTAA
- a CDS encoding ammonium transporter, which yields MKILRLPVLYACLILALMLLLSQALPAWAGDPTGAATGGIADIPAAQTGNPSLVELATAAGKLKIGLNFVWTLLAGFLVFFMQAGFALVETGFTRAKNAAHTMAMNLMVFLVGAVGFFVLGFGLMFGGVGSVANLGGTPPLTSELTVGGWGLMGLKGFFLNGDAYDVGVFALFLFQMVFMDTAVTIPTGAMAERVKFSAIVIGSFFIAMFLYPIFGNWVWGGGWLSQLGSRLGLGHGAVDFAGSGVVHSIGGAAGLAGALILGPRLGKYRDGKPVAMPGHDIPMAILGTIILFFGWFGFNPGSTLSGNDLRIAVVAVNTMMAGAVGGLAAMLYTWWRQGKPDPSMMCNGVLAGLVAITAPAAFVNGPVACLIGAVAGVLVVWSVYFFDHVLKIDDPVGAISVHLVNGLWGLLAVGLFADGTYGAGWNGVGADTYLGVAGQGVTGLFYGDPGQLVAQLINMAAVFIWGFGASYVFYKVLDKVIGIRANPEAEEQGLDIPEMGALAYPDFLLAFNDTYSPGPAPARQTAYAPRRQEIPVRN from the coding sequence ATGAAAATCCTGAGGTTACCCGTTCTTTATGCGTGTTTAATCCTGGCCCTCATGTTGTTATTGAGCCAGGCCCTGCCCGCCTGGGCCGGCGACCCAACCGGTGCTGCCACCGGCGGCATCGCCGACATTCCGGCGGCGCAAACAGGTAATCCTTCTTTAGTAGAGCTGGCGACTGCAGCCGGTAAGTTGAAAATCGGCCTTAATTTCGTTTGGACCCTCCTTGCCGGTTTCCTGGTCTTCTTTATGCAGGCCGGTTTTGCCCTCGTGGAAACAGGCTTCACACGGGCCAAAAACGCCGCTCATACCATGGCCATGAATCTTATGGTATTCCTGGTTGGCGCTGTAGGCTTTTTTGTCCTGGGCTTTGGTCTGATGTTCGGCGGCGTGGGGTCCGTGGCTAACTTGGGCGGTACCCCGCCCCTGACCAGTGAATTAACAGTCGGCGGGTGGGGTTTGATGGGGCTGAAGGGCTTTTTCTTAAATGGTGACGCCTATGATGTAGGTGTTTTTGCCCTTTTCCTCTTCCAAATGGTCTTCATGGATACGGCCGTGACCATTCCTACCGGAGCCATGGCCGAACGAGTTAAATTCAGCGCTATTGTCATAGGTTCCTTCTTTATTGCCATGTTCCTCTATCCCATTTTCGGCAATTGGGTCTGGGGCGGAGGCTGGCTTTCCCAGCTTGGCAGCAGGTTGGGATTGGGTCACGGTGCCGTGGATTTTGCCGGTTCCGGGGTAGTCCATTCCATCGGCGGTGCTGCCGGTTTGGCCGGGGCCCTCATCCTAGGACCACGTCTCGGTAAATACCGGGACGGCAAGCCGGTAGCTATGCCCGGCCATGATATTCCCATGGCCATCTTGGGTACTATCATCCTCTTCTTCGGCTGGTTCGGCTTTAACCCTGGCAGTACCCTGTCCGGCAACGACCTGCGCATCGCGGTGGTAGCCGTCAATACCATGATGGCCGGAGCCGTCGGCGGCCTGGCCGCCATGCTTTATACCTGGTGGCGCCAGGGCAAGCCCGATCCTTCCATGATGTGTAACGGTGTTCTGGCCGGCCTGGTGGCCATTACCGCTCCTGCGGCCTTTGTCAATGGACCGGTAGCCTGCCTGATTGGCGCCGTAGCCGGAGTCCTGGTTGTCTGGAGCGTTTACTTCTTCGATCACGTCCTCAAGATCGACGATCCGGTAGGCGCCATATCCGTCCACCTGGTTAACGGCCTCTGGGGCTTACTCGCCGTAGGGCTTTTTGCTGACGGCACCTATGGCGCCGGCTGGAACGGCGTTGGTGCTGACACCTACCTGGGAGTTGCTGGCCAGGGCGTTACCGGCCTCTTCTACGGCGATCCCGGCCAGCTGGTAGCCCAGCTAATCAATATGGCGGCAGTCTTCATCTGGGGCTTTGGTGCTTCCTATGTCTTTTACAAGGTTCTCGACAAGGTCATTGGTATTCGCGCCAACCCCGAAGCTGAAGAACAGGGCCTGGACATCCCCGAAATGGGCGCTCTGGCTTACCCTGACTTTCTCCTGGCCTTTAACGATACCTACAGCCCGGGACCGGCACCTGCCAGGCAAACTGCTTACGCTCCCCGCCGGCAGGAAATACCGGTTCGCAATTAG
- a CDS encoding P-II family nitrogen regulator — protein MKKIEAIIRSSRLEAVKEALGKNNIHGMTVTHVLGCGLQRGQTEYYRGNLYTINLLPKVKVEIVIPDNRLEEIIAIICREARTGAIGDGKIFIYPVENAIRIRTGEQGEGAI, from the coding sequence ATGAAGAAAATTGAAGCCATTATCCGCTCCTCCCGCCTGGAAGCAGTGAAGGAAGCCCTGGGGAAAAACAATATCCATGGCATGACGGTAACCCACGTCCTTGGCTGCGGCCTGCAGCGGGGGCAAACGGAGTATTATCGCGGCAATCTCTATACCATCAACTTGTTGCCCAAAGTAAAGGTGGAAATTGTTATCCCCGATAACCGGCTCGAGGAAATAATTGCTATCATTTGCCGGGAAGCCCGTACCGGGGCAATCGGCGACGGTAAAATTTTTATTTACCCGGTGGAGAACGCCATCCGCATCCGCACC